The following coding sequences are from one Burkholderia stabilis window:
- a CDS encoding TolC family protein encodes MSFDFCTPRMRRACRRAPVLWAALLAAGAVHAQQSPFTLDAALQSATDHSASMQAAQASVRASSEAAVKAGQLPDPMLKAGIDNLPVNGGQRFTVGQDFMTMRRVGIEQEWVSGDKRRLRSALADEQVGRERAGYLVQLADVRRQTATAWLDAIYAKQALALQQALLDHMHHELDATQASYRGAKASAGDVVQARAMLAQTQDQVLKAQQSYRTALIALGRWTAAPVADVTGTPPAPESFVSSLPPDELRLSQPALVAASNDIAVAEAGTAVANSERSPNWTWEIAYQQRGGAYSNMVSVGVTIPLPINRKNRQNRDVAEKAELATKARLMYEDTLRQVQADIRTQSETLASGRARIANLSASLLPAADQRVQLANAAYRAGTGSLADTFAARRAQLEAQLQVLDLRRDVSQTWAQLEYQVVPATLAVAQ; translated from the coding sequence ATGTCATTCGATTTCTGCACGCCGCGGATGCGGCGTGCGTGTCGGCGCGCGCCCGTGCTGTGGGCCGCGCTGCTGGCGGCGGGCGCCGTTCACGCGCAGCAGTCGCCATTCACGCTGGACGCAGCGCTGCAGTCCGCCACCGATCATTCCGCGTCGATGCAGGCCGCGCAGGCTTCGGTGCGCGCAAGTTCCGAAGCGGCCGTCAAGGCCGGCCAGTTGCCGGACCCGATGCTCAAGGCCGGCATCGACAACCTGCCCGTCAACGGTGGGCAGCGCTTCACCGTCGGCCAGGACTTCATGACGATGCGCCGCGTCGGCATCGAGCAGGAGTGGGTATCCGGCGACAAGCGGCGGCTGCGCTCGGCGCTGGCCGACGAACAGGTCGGCCGCGAACGCGCGGGTTATCTCGTGCAGCTTGCCGACGTGCGCCGGCAGACCGCGACCGCGTGGCTCGACGCAATCTATGCGAAGCAGGCGCTCGCGCTTCAGCAGGCGCTGCTCGATCACATGCACCATGAACTCGACGCGACGCAGGCGTCGTATCGCGGCGCGAAGGCGAGCGCGGGCGATGTCGTGCAGGCCCGCGCGATGCTCGCGCAAACGCAGGATCAGGTGCTCAAGGCGCAGCAGTCGTATCGCACCGCACTCATCGCGCTCGGCCGCTGGACGGCCGCGCCCGTCGCGGACGTAACGGGCACGCCGCCTGCGCCCGAATCCTTCGTGTCGTCGCTGCCGCCGGACGAACTGCGGCTGTCGCAACCGGCGCTCGTCGCCGCGTCGAACGACATCGCGGTCGCCGAAGCCGGCACCGCGGTGGCGAACAGCGAGCGCAGCCCGAACTGGACGTGGGAGATCGCGTACCAGCAGCGCGGCGGCGCGTATTCGAACATGGTGTCGGTCGGCGTCACGATCCCGCTGCCGATCAACCGCAAGAACCGCCAGAACCGCGACGTCGCCGAGAAAGCCGAACTCGCGACGAAGGCGCGCCTGATGTACGAGGACACGCTGCGCCAGGTGCAGGCCGATATCCGCACGCAATCCGAGACGCTGGCGAGCGGCCGCGCGCGCATCGCGAACCTGAGCGCGTCGCTGCTGCCCGCCGCCGACCAGCGCGTGCAGCTCGCGAACGCCGCCTACCGGGCCGGCACGGGTTCGCTCGCCGACACCTTCGCCGCCCGGCGCGCGCAGCTGGAAGCGCAGTTGCAGGTGCTCGATCTCAGGCGCGACGTGTCGCAGACCTGGGCGCAGCTCGAATATCAGGTCGTGCCGGCGACGCTGGCCGTCGCGCAGTGA
- a CDS encoding efflux RND transporter periplasmic adaptor subunit translates to MKKQSLARAALTVCAGAALLGAGYVAGMRHAASGAEAAAAATAPDAADAKTGRKVLYWHDPMVPNQHFDKPGKSPFMDMQLQPVYADEGGGAPGIRIDPGLQQNLGIRYASVRRQQTAAGFDAVGTTQFDESRADVVQSRVTGYIDRLYARAPMQRIAKGAPVASLFVPDWLAPQEEYLALKRGGMDGSLLDASRARMRALSIPDGMIANLDRTGRAQTHVVLTAPETGVVSELNVRDGAMVAPGQTLAKIAGLSTLWLIVEVPEALALNVQPGMPVDATFAGDPARHFTGRIREVLPGISTESRTLQARVEIDNATLKLTPGMLMRVRVAAKETVARLLVPSEAVIATGKRTIVIVKNGDGRLQPVSVTTGNDVGGDTEVLGGLNEGDTVVASGQFLIDSEASLKSVLPRLERAAGASAPGTAAAASSSTAAAAPVYETTGKVEKVTADDITFSHQPVPALGWGAMTMAFGKPSAQAFPDVKPGETVRFAFTQTDDGYRLTKVEPQGGER, encoded by the coding sequence ATGAAGAAGCAATCACTGGCGCGCGCGGCGTTGACGGTATGCGCCGGCGCGGCGCTGCTCGGCGCAGGGTATGTCGCGGGCATGCGTCACGCGGCGAGCGGCGCGGAGGCGGCTGCGGCCGCGACGGCCCCCGACGCGGCCGATGCGAAGACGGGCCGCAAGGTGCTGTACTGGCACGACCCGATGGTGCCGAACCAGCATTTCGACAAACCGGGCAAATCGCCATTCATGGACATGCAGCTGCAGCCGGTCTATGCGGACGAAGGCGGCGGTGCGCCGGGCATCCGGATCGATCCGGGGCTGCAGCAGAACCTCGGCATCCGTTATGCGAGCGTGCGCCGGCAGCAGACGGCGGCCGGCTTCGATGCGGTGGGCACCACGCAGTTCGACGAATCGCGCGCGGACGTCGTCCAGTCGCGCGTGACCGGCTACATCGACCGGCTCTATGCGCGCGCGCCGATGCAGCGCATCGCGAAGGGCGCGCCGGTCGCGTCGCTGTTCGTGCCGGACTGGCTCGCGCCGCAGGAGGAATATCTCGCGCTCAAGCGCGGCGGAATGGACGGCAGCCTGCTCGATGCGTCGCGTGCGCGCATGCGCGCGCTGTCGATTCCCGACGGGATGATCGCGAACCTCGATCGCACCGGCCGCGCGCAGACGCACGTCGTGCTGACCGCGCCTGAAACCGGCGTGGTCAGCGAGCTGAACGTGCGCGACGGCGCGATGGTCGCGCCAGGGCAGACACTCGCGAAGATCGCCGGGCTGTCGACGCTGTGGCTGATCGTCGAAGTGCCGGAAGCGCTCGCGCTGAACGTGCAGCCGGGCATGCCGGTCGACGCGACGTTCGCGGGCGATCCGGCGCGGCACTTCACCGGGCGCATCCGCGAAGTGCTGCCCGGCATCAGCACGGAGAGCCGCACGCTGCAGGCGCGCGTGGAGATCGACAATGCGACGCTCAAGCTCACGCCCGGCATGCTGATGCGCGTGCGCGTCGCCGCGAAGGAAACCGTCGCGCGCCTGCTGGTGCCGTCCGAAGCGGTGATCGCGACCGGCAAGCGCACGATCGTCATCGTGAAGAACGGCGACGGCAGGCTTCAGCCGGTGTCGGTGACGACGGGCAACGACGTCGGTGGCGACACGGAAGTGCTCGGCGGGTTGAACGAGGGCGACACGGTCGTCGCATCGGGGCAGTTCCTGATCGATTCCGAGGCGAGCCTGAAGAGCGTGCTGCCGCGGCTGGAGCGTGCGGCCGGTGCGAGCGCGCCGGGAACGGCCGCCGCGGCATCGTCCTCCACGGCAGCAGCGGCGCCGGTCTATGAAACCACCGGCAAGGTCGAGAAGGTCACGGCCGACGACATCACGTTCTCGCATCAGCCCGTGCCGGCGCTCGGCTGGGGTGCGATGACGATGGCGTTCGGCAAGCCATCCGCGCAGGCGTTCCCGGACGTGAAGCCGGGCGAGACGGTGCGCTTCGCGTTCACGCAGACCGACGACGGCTATCGGCTGACGAAGGTCGAGCCGCAGGGAGGCGAACGATGA
- a CDS encoding efflux RND transporter permease subunit: MIAHVIRWSVRNRFLVLLATVLIAAWGVHSLRQTPLDALPDLSDTQVIVKASYPGKAPQVVEDQVTYPLTTTLLGVPGAKTVRAYSSFGDAFVYVLFDDHTDPYWARSRVLEYLSQVQSRLPAGATVSLGPDATGVGWVYEYALVDRTGHHDLGQLRALNDWFLKFELKAVPDVSEVASIGGMVRQYQVVLDPDRLRAYGITQQAVADALGKANQASGGSVVELAESEYMVRSSGYLRTLDDFRHVVLRTDAAGTPVLLGDVARIQVGPAMRRGIAELNGQGEVTGGVVVMRSGKNALTTIDAVKAKLADLKRSLPPGVEIVTTYDRSQLIERAVGNLKDKLIEEFIIVGIVCAVFLFHLRSAFVAILSLPLGVLAAFIVMRYQGVNANLMSLGGIAIAIGAMIDAAIVMIENAHKHLEAYDHAHPGEPMTNARRWELVAASAAEVGPALFFSLLIITLSFIPVFSLEGQEGKLFAPLAFTKTYTIAAAAGLSVTLVPVLMGYLVRGRIPHEHANPINRVLIRLYRPLLEATLRRPWFAIGVAVVALVLTAVPVSRLGGEFMPPLDEGDLLYMPTALPGISADKASELLQQTDRLIKTVPEVDTVFGKSGRADTATDPAPLEMFETTIRFKPRNAWRPGMTPEKLVDELDRTVKVPGLSNVWVPPIRNRLDMLSTGIKTPVGVKISGPDLTGIDAIATQVEAAVKHVPGVTSALAERLNGGRYIDVDIDRLAAARYGLSVADIQSVVSSAVGGEDVGEVIAGRERFPINIRYPREIRDSLENLRQLPVVTARGAQIRLGDVARITIADGPPMIRSENARLSGYVYVDLRGTDLRTAVRAMQQAVAQQVVLPPGYSIAWSGQFEYLERAAATLRTVVPVTLVVIFVLLFLTFGSAADALLLMSTVPFALVGGFWLVWGLGHAVSVATSVGFIALAGVAAEFGVVMLLYLKGALKRRLDDGEPLTDALLLDAIREGAVLRVRPKAMTVAVVLAGLVPIMVGHGAGSEVMQRIAAPMVGGMVTAPLLSMFVIPAAWLLLQRRRVRSASRARHSDAVPHGMNVPSTPTGESQ; encoded by the coding sequence ATGATCGCGCACGTCATTCGCTGGTCCGTCCGCAACCGCTTCCTGGTGCTGCTCGCCACCGTGCTGATCGCCGCGTGGGGCGTGCATTCGCTGCGGCAGACGCCGCTCGATGCGCTGCCCGACCTGTCCGACACGCAGGTGATCGTGAAAGCGTCGTATCCGGGCAAGGCGCCGCAGGTGGTCGAGGATCAGGTCACCTATCCGCTGACGACGACGCTGCTCGGCGTGCCGGGCGCGAAAACCGTCCGCGCGTATTCGTCGTTCGGCGACGCGTTCGTCTACGTGCTGTTCGACGACCACACCGATCCGTACTGGGCGCGTTCGCGCGTGCTCGAATACCTGAGCCAGGTGCAGAGCCGGCTGCCGGCCGGCGCGACCGTGTCGCTCGGGCCGGATGCGACCGGCGTCGGCTGGGTGTACGAATACGCGCTCGTCGATCGCACCGGCCATCACGACCTCGGGCAACTGCGCGCGCTCAACGACTGGTTCCTGAAGTTCGAGCTGAAGGCGGTGCCGGACGTATCGGAAGTCGCGAGCATCGGCGGCATGGTGCGCCAGTACCAGGTCGTGCTCGATCCCGACAGGCTGCGCGCTTACGGGATCACGCAACAGGCGGTCGCGGATGCGCTCGGCAAGGCCAACCAGGCGTCCGGCGGCTCGGTCGTTGAGCTGGCCGAGTCGGAGTACATGGTGCGTTCATCCGGCTACCTGCGCACGCTCGACGATTTCCGGCACGTCGTGTTGCGCACGGACGCCGCCGGCACGCCGGTGCTGCTCGGCGACGTCGCGCGCATCCAGGTCGGCCCGGCGATGCGGCGCGGGATCGCGGAGCTGAACGGGCAGGGCGAAGTGACGGGCGGCGTCGTCGTGATGCGTTCGGGCAAGAACGCGCTCACGACGATCGACGCGGTGAAGGCGAAGCTCGCCGACCTGAAGCGTTCGCTGCCGCCCGGCGTCGAGATCGTCACGACCTACGACCGCTCGCAGCTGATCGAGCGCGCGGTGGGCAACCTGAAGGACAAGTTGATCGAGGAATTCATCATCGTCGGCATCGTCTGCGCGGTGTTCCTGTTCCATCTGCGCAGCGCGTTCGTCGCGATCTTGTCGCTGCCGCTCGGCGTGCTGGCAGCGTTCATCGTGATGCGCTACCAGGGCGTGAACGCGAACCTGATGTCGCTGGGCGGGATCGCGATCGCGATCGGCGCGATGATCGACGCGGCGATCGTGATGATCGAGAACGCGCACAAGCATCTCGAGGCATACGACCACGCGCATCCCGGCGAGCCAATGACGAATGCGCGGCGCTGGGAGCTCGTCGCGGCGTCGGCCGCGGAAGTCGGGCCGGCGCTGTTCTTCTCGCTGCTGATCATCACGCTGTCGTTCATTCCGGTGTTTTCGCTGGAAGGGCAGGAGGGCAAGCTGTTCGCGCCGCTCGCGTTCACGAAGACCTACACGATCGCCGCGGCAGCCGGGCTGTCGGTCACGCTGGTGCCCGTGCTGATGGGGTATCTCGTGCGCGGGCGCATTCCGCACGAGCACGCAAACCCGATCAACCGCGTGCTGATCCGCCTGTACCGGCCGCTGCTCGAAGCGACGCTGCGGCGCCCGTGGTTCGCGATCGGCGTCGCGGTCGTCGCGCTCGTGCTGACGGCGGTGCCGGTGTCGCGGCTCGGCGGCGAATTCATGCCGCCGCTCGACGAAGGCGATTTGCTGTACATGCCGACCGCGCTGCCCGGCATCTCGGCCGACAAGGCGAGCGAGCTGCTGCAGCAGACCGACCGGCTGATCAAGACCGTGCCCGAAGTCGATACGGTGTTCGGCAAGTCGGGGCGCGCGGATACGGCGACCGACCCGGCGCCGCTCGAGATGTTCGAGACGACGATCCGCTTCAAGCCGCGCAATGCATGGCGGCCCGGCATGACGCCGGAGAAGCTTGTCGACGAACTCGATCGCACGGTGAAGGTGCCGGGCCTGTCGAACGTGTGGGTGCCGCCGATCCGCAACCGGCTCGACATGCTGTCCACCGGCATCAAGACGCCGGTCGGCGTGAAGATCTCCGGGCCGGACCTGACGGGGATCGACGCGATCGCGACGCAGGTCGAGGCGGCCGTGAAGCACGTGCCGGGCGTGACGTCCGCGCTCGCGGAACGGCTGAACGGCGGCCGCTACATCGACGTCGACATCGACCGGCTCGCCGCCGCGCGCTACGGGCTGTCGGTTGCCGATATCCAGTCGGTCGTGTCGTCGGCGGTCGGCGGCGAGGACGTCGGCGAAGTGATCGCGGGGCGCGAGCGCTTCCCGATCAACATCCGCTACCCGCGCGAGATCCGCGATTCGCTCGAAAACCTGCGGCAGTTGCCGGTCGTCACCGCGCGCGGCGCGCAGATCCGCCTGGGCGACGTCGCGCGCATCACGATCGCCGACGGCCCGCCGATGATCCGCAGCGAGAACGCGCGCCTGTCCGGTTACGTGTACGTCGACCTTCGCGGCACCGACCTGCGCACGGCGGTTCGCGCGATGCAGCAGGCGGTCGCGCAGCAGGTCGTATTGCCGCCCGGCTATTCGATCGCGTGGTCGGGGCAGTTCGAGTATCTCGAACGCGCGGCGGCCACGCTGCGCACCGTCGTGCCGGTGACGCTCGTCGTGATCTTCGTGCTGCTGTTCCTCACGTTCGGCTCCGCCGCCGACGCGCTGCTGCTGATGTCGACGGTGCCGTTCGCGCTGGTCGGCGGATTCTGGCTCGTGTGGGGGCTCGGCCACGCGGTGTCCGTCGCGACGTCGGTGGGGTTCATCGCGCTCGCGGGCGTGGCCGCCGAATTCGGCGTCGTGATGCTGCTGTACCTGAAGGGCGCGCTGAAGCGCCGGCTCGACGACGGCGAACCGCTGACCGATGCGCTGCTGCTCGACGCGATTCGCGAAGGCGCGGTACTGCGCGTGCGGCCCAAGGCGATGACGGTTGCCGTCGTGCTGGCCGGCCTCGTGCCGATCATGGTCGGGCACGGCGCCGGTTCCGAAGTGATGCAGCGCATCGCCGCGCCGATGGTCGGCGGCATGGTCACCGCGCCGCTGCTGTCGATGTTCGTCATTCCCGCCGCGTGGCTTCTGCTTCAGCGCCGTCGTGTGCGAAGCGCGAGCCGTGCGCGGCATTCCGATGCAGTTCCTCACGGCATGAACGTGCCATCCACCCCAACCGGAGAGTCTCAATGA
- a CDS encoding copper-binding protein: protein MKKSIVTTVTVTVTALAIGAFALPAFASGDMSGMDMSGMKMSSGGSAESKAVLTDAEVKKVDAATGKLTLKHGALENVGMPPMTMAFKAKDAAMLEQVHAGDKVKVRIENVNGTLTIVKLVKAS, encoded by the coding sequence ATGAAGAAGTCGATTGTCACCACCGTTACCGTTACCGTCACCGCGCTCGCGATCGGCGCATTTGCCTTGCCTGCCTTTGCGTCCGGCGACATGTCGGGCATGGACATGTCCGGCATGAAAATGTCGTCCGGCGGTTCGGCCGAATCGAAGGCCGTGCTGACCGATGCCGAAGTGAAGAAGGTCGATGCCGCGACCGGCAAGCTCACGCTGAAGCACGGCGCGCTCGAGAACGTCGGGATGCCGCCGATGACGATGGCGTTCAAGGCGAAGGACGCGGCCATGCTCGAACAGGTTCATGCGGGCGACAAGGTCAAGGTGCGGATCGAGAACGTCAACGGCACGCTGACGATCGTGAAGCTCGTGAAGGCATCCTGA
- a CDS encoding sodium:calcium antiporter: MTFMFLELAFMLVVILVAAEVFTNALEHLGERLKISEGVTGSLFAAVGTALPETMVPLLALAGGTANQQVNEEIGVGAILGAPLMLATLTTFLMTLAVIRSRGLRGTIAPERTGFVRDMNYFLAAFSLATVAMFVPHHNWAVRALLAAMLVGIYVMYVVMTFRASNQLVDAGHGTEAPHAMLLSRVGLPTNLATIALQLLIGLALLVGGAKGFIHGVEGVSHVLGVSALLLSLIIVPIATELPEKVNSVLWIRRKKDTLAFGNITGAMVFQGTLLPAIGIMLTPWEPRPEVLTGVIITLAAAAWLRINARTRGLAIWALLANGAGYAGYLFLTLAR; this comes from the coding sequence ATGACTTTCATGTTCCTCGAACTCGCGTTCATGCTGGTCGTGATCCTCGTGGCCGCCGAGGTTTTCACCAATGCGCTCGAACATCTGGGCGAACGTCTGAAGATTTCCGAAGGCGTGACCGGGTCGCTGTTCGCGGCCGTCGGCACCGCGCTGCCCGAAACGATGGTGCCGCTGCTCGCGCTGGCCGGCGGCACGGCGAACCAGCAAGTGAACGAGGAAATCGGCGTCGGCGCGATCCTCGGCGCGCCGCTGATGCTCGCGACGCTGACCACCTTCCTGATGACGCTCGCCGTGATCCGCTCGCGCGGGCTGCGCGGCACGATCGCGCCCGAACGCACGGGTTTCGTGCGCGACATGAACTACTTCCTCGCCGCGTTCTCGCTGGCGACCGTCGCGATGTTCGTCCCGCATCACAACTGGGCGGTGCGCGCGCTGCTCGCCGCGATGCTGGTCGGCATCTACGTGATGTACGTCGTGATGACGTTCCGCGCGTCGAACCAGCTCGTCGACGCCGGCCACGGCACCGAAGCGCCGCACGCGATGCTGCTGTCGCGCGTGGGGTTGCCGACCAACCTGGCGACGATCGCGCTGCAGCTGCTCATCGGCCTCGCACTGCTGGTCGGCGGCGCGAAGGGCTTCATTCACGGCGTGGAAGGCGTGTCGCACGTACTCGGCGTATCGGCGCTGCTGCTGTCGCTGATCATCGTGCCGATCGCGACGGAGCTGCCTGAGAAGGTCAACAGCGTGCTGTGGATTCGCCGCAAGAAGGACACGCTCGCGTTCGGCAACATCACCGGCGCGATGGTGTTCCAGGGCACGCTGCTGCCGGCGATCGGCATCATGCTGACGCCGTGGGAGCCGCGCCCCGAAGTGCTGACCGGCGTGATCATCACGCTCGCGGCGGCCGCCTGGCTGCGCATCAATGCCCGTACGCGCGGGCTCGCGATCTGGGCGCTGCTCGCGAACGGCGCGGGGTATGCGGGGTATCTGTTCCTGACGCTGGCGCGCTGA
- the dmeF gene encoding CDF family Co(II)/Ni(II) efflux transporter DmeF: protein MNSFRDDAFGAGHDHIFLGAAHEQNERRTWMVIGLCSAMMVAEIVGGTLFGSLALVADGLHMSTHAGAMLIAALAYTYARKHADDPRFVFGTGKLGDLAGFTSAIVLAMIAILIGYEAVARLLAPVPIHFGEAIPIAVLGLAVNLASVWLLSGGHHHGHGHHHGHDHGHDHDHGHDDDDHHAHHDHGSQTAAHRDHNIRSAYVHVIADAAVSVLAIVGLLLARAFGWVWMDPVAGIIGALVIANWSYGLMRDTGGILLDVNVDRKLAARVRHAIEALGDKVNDLHVWRVGPGHMSAIVSVETVDTMRDARFYHGLIEGFDGVSHVTVEVMTPAKVA, encoded by the coding sequence ATGAATTCTTTCCGGGATGACGCGTTCGGCGCGGGGCATGACCATATCTTCCTCGGCGCGGCACACGAGCAGAACGAGCGGAGGACCTGGATGGTCATCGGCCTGTGCTCGGCAATGATGGTGGCCGAGATCGTCGGCGGCACGCTGTTCGGGTCGCTGGCGCTGGTCGCCGACGGGCTGCACATGTCGACGCATGCGGGCGCGATGCTGATCGCCGCGCTGGCCTATACCTATGCGCGCAAGCATGCCGACGATCCGCGCTTCGTGTTCGGCACCGGCAAGCTCGGCGATCTCGCCGGATTCACGAGCGCGATCGTGCTCGCGATGATCGCGATCCTGATCGGTTACGAGGCGGTTGCGCGTCTGCTGGCTCCGGTGCCCATTCACTTCGGCGAAGCGATTCCGATTGCCGTGCTGGGGCTCGCGGTGAACCTCGCCAGCGTGTGGCTGCTGAGCGGCGGCCATCACCACGGGCACGGCCATCACCATGGGCACGACCACGGTCACGACCACGATCATGGTCACGACGATGATGACCATCACGCGCATCACGATCACGGTTCGCAAACGGCAGCCCATCGCGACCACAACATCCGGTCGGCCTACGTGCACGTGATCGCCGACGCGGCCGTGTCGGTGCTGGCCATCGTCGGCCTGCTGCTCGCCCGTGCATTCGGCTGGGTCTGGATGGATCCCGTCGCGGGCATTATCGGCGCACTCGTCATCGCGAACTGGTCGTACGGGCTGATGCGCGATACGGGCGGCATCCTGCTCGACGTCAACGTCGATCGCAAGCTGGCGGCGCGCGTCCGTCATGCGATCGAGGCGCTTGGCGACAAGGTCAACGATCTTCACGTGTGGCGCGTCGGCCCGGGCCACATGAGCGCGATCGTGTCGGTCGAGACCGTCGATACGATGCGCGACGCGCGTTTCTACCATGGGCTGATCGAGGGTTTCGATGGCGTGTCGCACGTGACCGTCGAAGTGATGACGCCTGCGAAGGTGGCCTGA
- a CDS encoding DUF1289 domain-containing protein gives MAVKSPCIDLCAFDGRTGFCVGCLRTRDEARDWKKLTDHRRHQILNDRNRRQAKIRREPGE, from the coding sequence GTGGCCGTGAAATCGCCCTGTATCGACCTGTGCGCGTTTGACGGCCGAACGGGTTTTTGTGTCGGCTGCCTGCGCACACGCGACGAGGCGCGCGACTGGAAGAAGCTGACCGACCATCGCCGGCACCAGATATTGAACGACCGCAATCGCCGCCAGGCGAAAATCCGGCGCGAGCCGGGAGAGTGA
- a CDS encoding heavy metal sensor histidine kinase, translating into MTGGPASYSLLRRLTLAFAAVAALVFALTGAYLYRSLSAELTRRDDIEISGKLNQFLQLAHASGSTAALRADPAVFHEVLLSHPGVYLGIYDAQNRALVEHTDAAGHTLAAVIAAPHQAAGAGSPFTCAPPGVGTSRCVYARDTLPSGEAVQVALARTATDRQSLLESYRVDIWLAAAVGALLVGALGYAVASRGLRPVESLGRQTSRIEAHNLNARLDARGGPVELRELATSVNRMLDRLERAFVRLSQFSSDLAHDMRTPLANVISSSQITLSRARTTEEYEALIDSNIEECERLQRMIENMLFLARTDNARQHLKTAELDAGSELRRLASYFQALADEAGVRIDVRGTAPVVADATLFRRAISNLASNALEHADAASTIELAVSVQADYAVVEVTNRGVAIPPEQVDRIFERFYRIDSSRHGAARNAGLGLAIVKSIMELHRGKVEVASRDGRTTFALYFPRGAQG; encoded by the coding sequence GTGACCGGCGGCCCGGCATCGTATTCGCTGCTCCGGCGCCTGACGCTCGCGTTCGCGGCCGTCGCCGCGCTCGTGTTCGCGCTGACCGGCGCGTACCTCTATCGCTCGCTGTCCGCCGAGCTGACGCGGCGCGACGACATCGAGATCTCCGGCAAGCTGAACCAGTTCCTGCAGCTCGCGCATGCGAGCGGATCGACCGCCGCGCTGCGCGCCGATCCGGCCGTGTTCCATGAAGTGCTGCTGTCGCATCCGGGCGTCTATCTCGGCATCTACGATGCGCAGAACCGCGCGCTGGTCGAGCACACCGACGCGGCCGGCCACACGCTCGCGGCCGTGATCGCCGCGCCGCACCAGGCCGCCGGAGCCGGCAGCCCGTTCACGTGCGCGCCGCCCGGTGTCGGCACGTCGCGCTGCGTCTACGCGCGCGACACGCTGCCGTCCGGCGAAGCCGTCCAGGTCGCGCTCGCGCGCACGGCGACCGATCGCCAGTCGCTGCTCGAAAGCTATCGCGTCGACATCTGGCTCGCGGCGGCCGTCGGCGCGCTGCTGGTCGGAGCGCTCGGTTATGCGGTCGCGTCGCGCGGCCTGCGCCCGGTCGAGAGCCTCGGACGGCAGACGTCGCGTATCGAGGCGCACAACCTGAACGCGCGCCTCGACGCGCGCGGCGGCCCGGTCGAGCTGCGCGAGCTCGCGACGTCGGTCAACCGGATGCTCGATCGACTCGAACGCGCATTCGTGCGGCTGTCGCAGTTCTCGTCCGATCTTGCGCACGACATGCGCACGCCGCTCGCCAACGTGATCAGCTCATCGCAGATCACGCTGTCGCGCGCCCGCACGACCGAGGAATACGAAGCGCTGATCGATTCGAACATCGAGGAATGCGAGCGGTTGCAGCGGATGATCGAGAACATGCTGTTTCTCGCGCGCACGGACAATGCGCGGCAGCACCTGAAGACCGCCGAACTCGACGCGGGCAGCGAGCTGCGCCGCCTCGCGTCGTATTTCCAGGCGCTGGCCGACGAGGCCGGCGTGCGCATCGACGTGCGCGGCACGGCGCCAGTCGTTGCGGACGCAACGTTGTTCCGGCGCGCGATCAGCAACCTCGCGTCAAACGCGCTGGAACACGCGGACGCGGCGTCGACGATCGAGCTGGCGGTTTCCGTGCAGGCCGACTACGCGGTCGTCGAGGTCACGAATCGCGGCGTCGCGATTCCGCCCGAGCAGGTCGACCGGATCTTCGAGCGCTTCTATCGCATCGATTCGTCGCGGCACGGCGCCGCAAGAAACGCCGGGCTCGGGCTCGCGATCGTCAAGTCGATCATGGAGCTGCATCGCGGCAAGGTCGAGGTCGCGAGCCGCGACGGGCGCACGACGTTCGCGCTTTACTTTCCGCGCGGCGCGCAAGGGTAA
- a CDS encoding heavy metal response regulator transcription factor, with product MRILIVEDEPKMASYLRKGLMEASYTVDVAETGKDGLFLALHEDFDLVVLDVMLPEMDGFEVLRRLRAQKQTPVLLLTAREAIEDKVAGLELGADDYLLKPFAYAEFLARIRSLLRRAPRNVRDILHVADLEVDLIKRRVRRADSRIDLTAQEFALLQLLAEREGEVLTRTFITSQIWDMNFDSDTNVVDAAIKRLRAKIDNAHEKKLIHTIRGMGYVLEDRS from the coding sequence ATGCGGATACTGATAGTCGAAGACGAACCCAAGATGGCGTCGTACCTCCGGAAGGGGCTGATGGAGGCGAGTTATACGGTCGACGTCGCGGAGACCGGCAAGGACGGGCTGTTCCTCGCGTTGCACGAGGATTTCGATCTCGTCGTGCTCGACGTGATGCTGCCGGAGATGGACGGCTTCGAGGTGCTCAGGCGGCTGCGCGCGCAGAAGCAAACGCCGGTGCTGCTGCTCACGGCCCGCGAGGCGATCGAGGACAAGGTCGCCGGGCTCGAACTGGGCGCCGACGACTACCTGCTCAAGCCGTTCGCGTATGCCGAATTCCTCGCGCGCATCCGCTCGCTGCTACGGCGCGCGCCGCGCAACGTGCGCGACATCCTGCATGTGGCCGATCTCGAAGTCGATCTCATCAAGCGCCGCGTGCGGCGCGCCGACAGCCGCATCGACCTGACCGCGCAGGAATTCGCGCTGCTGCAGTTGCTCGCGGAACGCGAAGGCGAGGTGCTGACGCGCACCTTCATCACGTCGCAGATCTGGGACATGAATTTCGACAGCGACACGAACGTCGTCGATGCGGCGATCAAGCGGCTGCGCGCGAAGATCGACAACGCGCACGAGAAGAAGCTGATCCACACGATCCGCGGGATGGGCTACGTGCTCGAGGATCGTTCGTGA